TATTGATCTGAGAGCATGGATTATACATACTTGATCTGATAGTATGGATTAGAtaaagaggttaattttagatattagagtatagatcgtgtcgttgtgaggatcgacaggGTGGGATAAAAttgcttatatgaggtgaaattATATATAGTGTGAGTtccataacacacacacacacacacacacacatatatatatatatatatatatatatatatatatatatatatatatatatatatatatatataatgtgtgtgtgtgatataacattgtgggattgaaatccatatgtactcaccaggtttcccaaccagaCTCACTTAGCTTATTTgtattacattgagagattaaaggaattgtaaatcactagtgtaaatgaatgtaaggtttgttatgcttatgtttttgtaatgaCAATGACATCCATAATACCTAAATCAAAAAtgcaaaattaacaaaaaaatagatgaaaaattattttttataataatatatttttttcaacAGAGATAGAATTAAAATTATTGAAAATATTCAAAGTTTCAATATAATGTAAAATATATAACATACATCAAGAGGTTTTAAAGTTATTTAAAAGTaataaatatttaactataatgtTAAATATAAAACATACATCGAAATGCCAAATTCACTCGCAACCTACGAATATATTCTATTAAaatgtcataatcataaaataTGTCTAGACATcatccataatatatatatatatatatatatatatatatatatatatatatatatatatatatatatatatatatatatatatatatatatatatattcgttaaTATTTTACTTATATTCGTGCGGTAACATTCGCCTTGTAACGATTTAAACTTGTAACCTCCAGAATGATTACCACTATATTACATTGATCTCTCATCTAAATAAAAATAGGAATTAATATGATGCGTTACATATCACCTATTCTTTTTTATATAATGCAAGAAATGACATAAGACAGAAGGGAATTGTAGTATACTTAACATACTGTAAAAGAAAAAATCCATACCACAGAAGCGTGAATGAGTGCTAGCATCAAAATTGTAAAAACATATATGGCGTAGTGATTTTGTGTTAGTTTAATAGATTTTATTTCggtaaaattaaaacaaaaaagaaaaaaaaaaccaaccAATCAAATCTCATCATCCTATTTTTTCTCTGCTCTAGCCATGTAGGGAACGAGTTCCTTTTAGCGCCCCTTTAACGCATGACAGGAGGTGGCGTAGCCATGATTAGAATAACTTGACGAGAGCTCTTAACGAAACCACAATGACctaataaaaaaatcataattttactaattaaataatagtattttttttttcttgtctaTTTTCTCTTAGGTTCCCAAGTATGCGTCCATTTttcttgtttatttattttatttcattatttataaatttatactTATTCATTTATAATTGCACATGCATTGCTCTATCAAGTATCTCTTCACATTTACATCAAATACTTACAGAATATAACATTATCGACATCAAATATATGTTTTAAGTATTGCATatacttatttttttaatatcaacAATTTCACATTCGGATTTTTGCATAGCAAATTCATATACTTGGTCTTGACCTTAGCATTTGTTAAAAGGTCACGTAGTATTACATAATATAGTATTAGTAATAAATAACTTGACTTAATGCATTAATACGGATATGATAGAGATGTAgttttgaaaataatatttttttcataCAATAATTTCTCTCCACATAGTCTTTAAAAGACTGAAAACTTGCTTGTTAAACTGAACATAAACTACCCAAAATATAATGACTTAGATCATATGTTTAAAGGTGCTCATAATTTGAAACTTCTTAATCAAATGGAGAAAATTACATTTTTACACGTTCAACAAGTATCTAACAaacaaaataaatagaaaaataatgATTTCTTTCGGGTATAAAAGTCATTACAATAAATAACCCCACCCAAACATTCGGTTCATATAATATTATAACTCCGTTAAAAGATAGAAAgtttatatcacaaaataaatgaAGAgagatttataagaaaaaaaaaaggcagTTCTTCCAATTCAGAGCTGTAAATTCTAAATCCAGAAAACTAGTCTTCTTAAGTTGCGCAGTTTCCTTTGAAACGTATACGATTGCTGGATTTTCAGAAAATTGACTCTGGAAAACAGACTGGCCTTCAAAAAAGAGAATACGAAGCATACACCATACAGACGTGCCTCATCTCAGAACCATCTCTCTTCAAAAAATTCGTGATGGGACCGGAAACTTAACCGACGATCACTAGCAAACGGAGTAGAATGATCGTAAAACAAACATGTTGAGAAGGGAGGTCACCGGAGCATGGACGTGAGTGATTGGAAAACGTCTTCTTCACATGGGATCGCGAGACCCATATCGTGATTGAAACCGTATTCTTCTTCCGACCACCGCAGCAGGCGTTGAAATTCAGGATAAGAAAGGAATGAAATCGGGACGATATATCGTGATCTGTTGACTCCGACGTAGACCGGAAAGTGTCCTTTCGGAACGTCTAGTGGAAGGCCGTCAACAACGTCGTACCAATGCTTCTTCCCTATGCTTGAACACCTCTTTATAATTTGTTTCAGAAGGGCGGCTTGTGTGACTTTGTTTGGTTTCCTCTCGCCCATTTTCGTGTTGgtctgtgtgtgtgtttgttattGGGGTTCTGGTTCTGTTGGGTTGCTGAGAGAATTGAAGGCTATGGAGTATGGTGATGAAGAAGATGGCCAAGGAGGAAGGGTTTATAAAGAAACGGGGTTGGAGTGGGGGACCACCAATGCCAAGAAGAAACACCATAGATGTTTTGGTCCTAAGACAAAGTAGGGCCATAACCCATTGGGCTCTATACAATTTGTtgattgttttatatatatatatatatatatatatatatatatatatatatatatatatatatatatatatatatatatatatatatatatatatatatatatatatatatatatatatatatatatatatatatgagaatgttcaattgagaaaaaaaaaaaaaggttgagaataggGGAATCATtatcagccaatcatttatttttgccgcaaaagcctccaacgtaccagcggaaatgggaaacgaatgcacatgtgttttccaacataacatatttccttaaactatgctaatgattaccttaatatatacaaaaacatagtttttttcgttttttttttttttttaaatttttataaactatttttatcaaaaaatgattttaaatataccaaaattcatgattttttattcaatacaaatagacatccatattgatatagttttaagataaaataaaaaatttattttttttaatattttcagctatcgttattcataaataaataacaatgcatcaggttttattacagtacattcgttattcacttatgaataaaagtatgattttttttacaatctaagtatcattcatatatgaatatagcatataataaacatagtatattcatattttaatactggacgatgaattcacttgtgaatattaacatagtatattcatttgtgaatattagatggtatattcacttataagtattaaatgatatttcatatgtgaatattacatagtattacattgtatatcacatgtgaatattacacaatatattcacttgtgaatattagatgatatattcacttatgaatattacgcagtatattcacatatgaatattacaaggtatattcacttatgaatattgaaggtattttgacaaatatatataatttttatatgttattcacatatgaataacatacagacttgcatatttgttttgtgtttttaataaccatatactgattcaggtgagaaaacatattcatatgtgaatataacgtggtaatttagtttatgcatttcatcaaatagTTGGAGTGCAAccaagttaactattttaaaaatgttaaaaacatcaagttatcaattccaaatcatcatatacttccgatttcgacttcagatgCGACATCCTATCTCTGATCAATTtctcaatttgattttgatttccgaaaatccgaTTGGGAACCTGTGAGTACTGATTCTAAGTCTCTCAATGTCGACTATGACTGCGAGTCCAAaactccgattccaatttcatgaacaacgaagaaattccggtttagttgaagaaatctggatgattattgaaggttggaggaaaatttttgatgatgaacgaactgttatcgaattctctatagttacgtatttgagattgaaggttattacgatatttacaagtttgccaccgtgtcttttatgcttagattaaatgagtggctgagaatgattcccccattctcaaccttttttattttctcaattgaacccacctctttctctctctctctctctctctctctctatatatatatatatatatatatatatatatatatatatatatatatatatatatatatatatatatatatatatatatatatatataaacaaaataaatgaatgttttttttgctacatgtcacactctcattcaatttgccaaatataattttatagttattttgaattaatttcttttccacatgtcattttatgggtttttctattttaataaatttcatataatactttaatgtagtaattacaataaatgtagtaataaataaatatcattttcattaatggacttatcttcttattttaaaattctcaaattaaagctcattagtttaatttatttatttatttaaatttaaaagatataaaaaatcaattttaataatttattatttttcttataaatccaaagttcttaaatttttagacttttatatttatttttttttaattttctttatttaaatttaaaagataaaaaacatttctattataataaatcattattttttattttcttataaattcaaagttctcaaatattttaacatttatatttatctttttttacttaactcatgtaatacatgtgtATCCCATAACTAGTACCCTAATAAATAAGGATGATTTTGTCAAATGTCATCTTTTCCTTCATTTTGATACTtgtcattttctagattttttttgaattatttaatatccacttgtcatttttatagtttttttttctttttattcaaaTCTCACCTATTAAATGCCACctcatattaattatatatatatatatatatatatatatatatatatatatatatatatatatatatatatatatataactttctatttttgaattcctctttctattaatatattaattaatgtatatgtatattaataTAGATAGTACATTCCATTTGTgaattcatattaattaattttattagtatagattaattAGCACCAAATTACATAAATAGTCCATGCGGTTTACCAAATGGTCACAAACTCAATCGTTACTTATTTTTTGGTTACCAAAACTTTCTTTTAATAaatccgtgtaatacacgggtttcacacataatatatatatatatatatatatatatatatatatatatatatatatataactttttaatttttaaatataactttttttttgcaaaataaccaTGTATTCCGGAATGGATCGTTCCGAAACGAATTATGGATTATTTATTGGGCGGACCGACCAATCTCATTGGGTTTGTAATGCCTATTCCGAATCAACTGTATATGTTCCGGATCAAGATTTTGAATTTCAAAATCTGGAATATATTTTGAGGCGGCGATTTCATTCCAGAAAGGTGCATTTCGATTCCGATGTTTCGACTCGATTCCGACACACAGCTCTTGTCTCCGACATGCATCGACACCCATTTCTTACATAGAAGAGGAGCACTACGACCCAGTTATTTTACGGGTACATTCTTCGTTTTCTCTTTGTTTGTTTAATGAATTAAAAACGTTATGGAACTTAAATTAAAGATGTCATTGTTATAGGACCAACTTAAAAGTAGTTTAGATGTTTATGTATTGTTGATTTACAACGAAAAGTCGTGTTCCGGATCTTAAAATTTCATTTTGGAAGCCTCCGAAATGCGAAGAATTGTTATGGAACACAATGAACTCGTTTGGAACATGAAAAATATGTCCGGAACAGGTTCGGAATACTGGTCATTTCCGTTTTATAATGAAGTGATAACACATTTTTTATTTATGCAGCACGACATGGTTTTTGATGTACCAATTACACTATCGTGTAAACCCAAAATTGGCGGGGAAATTCTTGCAACATTCAGAAACAGACCCGAATGTGAGATTATGTTTTTAAGTGTTGTCATCAATTGTGTTAAAAGCTATGGTTATAGTAAACAAAATACTTTTTGTCGATTATGATCACATCGAATTTGTTATATAGGTATAATAATCACTTGTGATTACATAGGAACAAATGTTGTTCAATGAAGAGTTTTTGTGGATATTTAATTAGTGAttagttatatgtttattatagtcGTTTGAA
The genomic region above belongs to Lactuca sativa cultivar Salinas chromosome 4, Lsat_Salinas_v11, whole genome shotgun sequence and contains:
- the LOC111899722 gene encoding protein SMALL AUXIN UP-REGULATED RNA 12 translates to MGERKPNKVTQAALLKQIIKRCSSIGKKHWYDVVDGLPLDVPKGHFPVYVGVNRSRYIVPISFLSYPEFQRLLRWSEEEYGFNHDMGLAIPCEEDVFQSLTSMLR